One genomic segment of Novisyntrophococcus fermenticellae includes these proteins:
- a CDS encoding SufB/SufD family protein: MTDRINVLPVPTWNHLGVNWAGKEFSLVDTQKKEFPEENLSLSPLPSGIERMKNFPGETVHIESGIGKVYDNYVIQHANVSCFLKVKESVHQTVRMKVSVSSASDTVIGSYGIYAEDGSRVTFMQEIASDEQVSGSTAELTRIYAKKGARVKLIQIQNLNRTSRSWNGVAIYAEDGARVEVVRAVLGGSCAALGSRASLDGKESSYQLDTIYFGDQTQIFDFNDIADHYGKSTRCDMYTAGVLAGKSSKVLRGTIDFKRGAVYAAGHETEEVLMLGKSVRNRTVPLILCGEEQVEGQHAATIGRLDETQIYYLCSRGLTPAEARMLLVEGRFSPVLDQIPDESLREELALQIERRLKENDPKSNAS; encoded by the coding sequence ATGACAGACAGAATCAATGTCCTGCCTGTACCCACCTGGAACCATCTGGGTGTCAATTGGGCAGGGAAAGAATTCTCTCTTGTGGATACACAGAAAAAAGAATTCCCGGAAGAAAACTTATCACTTTCCCCTTTACCTTCCGGAATTGAGAGAATGAAGAACTTTCCGGGAGAAACTGTGCATATAGAAAGTGGCATAGGGAAAGTCTATGACAACTATGTAATACAGCATGCAAATGTTTCCTGCTTTCTGAAAGTAAAGGAAAGCGTGCATCAGACCGTAAGGATGAAAGTCTCTGTTTCTTCAGCTTCTGATACGGTTATCGGAAGCTATGGAATCTACGCAGAGGATGGAAGCCGTGTCACATTTATGCAGGAAATCGCATCTGATGAGCAGGTTTCCGGATCTACGGCAGAGCTTACCAGGATTTACGCCAAAAAAGGTGCCCGGGTTAAACTGATTCAGATTCAGAATTTAAACAGAACCTCCAGAAGCTGGAACGGCGTTGCCATCTATGCAGAGGATGGAGCCCGGGTAGAGGTTGTACGCGCTGTCTTGGGCGGGTCTTGTGCAGCTTTAGGTTCAAGGGCCAGCCTGGACGGAAAAGAAAGCAGCTATCAGCTAGATACCATCTATTTCGGGGATCAGACTCAGATTTTCGATTTCAACGATATAGCGGATCACTATGGAAAGTCAACGCGATGTGACATGTATACCGCAGGTGTTCTCGCCGGGAAAAGCAGTAAGGTTCTGCGCGGGACCATCGATTTCAAAAGAGGTGCTGTCTATGCGGCAGGCCATGAAACCGAAGAGGTTCTGATGCTTGGAAAGAGTGTAAGGAACCGTACGGTTCCACTTATCCTCTGTGGTGAAGAACAGGTGGAGGGGCAACATGCTGCAACCATTGGACGTTTGGATGAGACCCAGATTTATTATCTATGCTCCCGGGGATTAACCCCCGCTGAGGCAAGAATGCTTTTGGTCGAAGGCAGATTCTCGCCAGTTCTGGATCAGATTCCTGATGAATCTTTAAGAGAAGAGCTGGCTCTGCAGATTGAAAGGAGGCTTAAGGAAAATGACCCAAAATCAAATGCTTCATGA
- the sufB gene encoding Fe-S cluster assembly protein SufB yields the protein MRAFDEEKTRVDEVDRSIYDIRDEVHPSFEVQSGLTESIVRKISDEKHDPAWMRVFRMKSLQLYNSIPVPNWGPSLDDLHLEDIVTYVRPDTTMRGKWSEVPEDIKNTFERLGIPEAERKSLAGVGAQYDSEVVYHNISAAAAAQGVIYTDMESALTGPYEDMVRKHFMKLVPPSDHKFAALHGAVWSGGSFVYVPPGVSVEIPLQSYFRLNAPGAGQFEHTLIIVDKGAYLHFIEGCSAPKYSVNNLHAGCVELYVGENARLRYSTIENWSKNMYNLNTKRARVEKGGTIEWVSGSFGSHISYLYPMSILKGEGSRMEFTGITFAGGGQNLDTGAKVVHGAPNTTSHISTKSISRDGGVSTFRSLVKVAPEASGSKSAVACESLMLDDRSRSDTIPVMDIQCDEADVGHEAKIGRISEQAVFYLMSRGLSEDDARAFIVGGFAEPIAKELPLEYAVEMNNLIHLEMKGSIG from the coding sequence ATGAGAGCCTTTGACGAAGAAAAAACAAGGGTGGATGAAGTGGATCGAAGCATCTACGATATCAGGGATGAAGTACACCCTTCCTTTGAGGTACAGTCAGGTCTTACGGAATCGATTGTCAGAAAAATTTCTGATGAAAAGCATGACCCTGCCTGGATGCGTGTTTTCCGGATGAAATCGCTACAGTTGTACAACAGTATTCCGGTGCCCAACTGGGGACCTTCTCTGGACGATCTGCATCTGGAGGATATCGTCACCTATGTCCGTCCGGATACCACCATGCGTGGGAAATGGTCCGAGGTTCCGGAGGATATTAAAAATACTTTTGAAAGGCTTGGTATCCCGGAAGCGGAGCGAAAGTCACTGGCAGGTGTAGGTGCCCAATACGATTCTGAGGTTGTTTATCATAATATTTCCGCTGCTGCTGCTGCCCAGGGCGTTATTTATACGGATATGGAAAGTGCTCTGACCGGTCCTTATGAAGATATGGTCAGAAAGCATTTTATGAAGCTGGTTCCTCCCTCGGATCATAAATTTGCCGCACTTCACGGAGCCGTATGGTCCGGCGGTTCTTTTGTATACGTACCACCCGGTGTATCTGTGGAGATTCCCCTTCAATCCTATTTCAGATTGAATGCTCCGGGGGCCGGCCAGTTTGAACACACCCTCATTATTGTGGACAAAGGCGCATACCTTCATTTTATAGAAGGCTGCTCTGCACCAAAGTACAGTGTAAACAATCTCCATGCGGGCTGTGTTGAACTTTATGTGGGCGAGAATGCAAGGCTTCGTTATTCCACGATTGAAAACTGGTCTAAGAATATGTATAACTTAAATACAAAACGTGCGCGTGTAGAAAAGGGCGGTACCATCGAATGGGTGTCCGGCTCCTTTGGCTCCCATATTTCCTATCTCTATCCCATGAGTATATTAAAGGGTGAAGGAAGCCGTATGGAATTTACCGGAATTACCTTTGCCGGCGGAGGCCAAAACCTGGATACAGGTGCCAAAGTAGTCCATGGGGCACCCAACACCACTTCTCACATATCTACCAAATCCATTTCGAGAGATGGCGGGGTATCTACCTTCCGAAGCCTGGTTAAAGTTGCCCCGGAGGCATCCGGCAGTAAGTCCGCAGTCGCCTGTGAATCCCTGATGTTGGATGACCGGTCCAGATCAGATACCATACCTGTTATGGATATCCAGTGTGACGAAGCAGATGTGGGCCATGAGGCAAAAATCGGGCGAATCAGCGAGCAGGCTGTATTCTATCTGATGAGTCGCGGCCTTTCTGAGGATGATGCCCGCGCCTTCATCGTAGGCGGGTTTGCGGAGCCGATTGCAAAAGAGCTTCCGCTGGAATACGCAGTCGAGATGAACAATCTGATTCACCTGGAGATGAAAGGCAGCATAGGCTGA
- the sufC gene encoding Fe-S cluster assembly ATPase SufC has translation MSNTLLEIQDLSVSVDGNLILDGVSLRINKGEIHVLMGPNGTGKSTLVSAVMGDPRYEIVKGKILLEGKDITGEKTDVRARAGIFLSFQAPEEIPGVTLENFLRTAKGAVEGRPPRIMAFQKELKAQMEALDINPTYADRYLNVGFSGGEKKKAEILQLLMLQPKLALLDETDSGLDVDAVKTVSKGINAYHNHKNAVLIITHSAKILEGMDIDYVHILEDGKIAKTGGPDLATEIIEQGFSNIEKEVAGHESL, from the coding sequence ATGAGCAACACATTGCTTGAAATTCAGGATTTAAGTGTTTCAGTAGACGGCAACCTGATTCTTGACGGTGTCAGTCTGAGGATAAATAAAGGAGAAATCCATGTTTTGATGGGACCAAACGGAACTGGTAAATCAACACTGGTGTCTGCGGTCATGGGAGATCCAAGGTATGAAATTGTAAAGGGTAAGATTCTTTTAGAAGGAAAGGATATTACCGGCGAAAAAACCGATGTAAGAGCAAGAGCAGGTATTTTCCTGTCCTTCCAGGCTCCTGAGGAAATACCCGGCGTAACCCTTGAGAACTTTTTGCGCACCGCCAAAGGTGCCGTTGAGGGGCGGCCTCCCAGAATCATGGCTTTCCAGAAAGAATTAAAGGCACAGATGGAAGCGCTTGACATAAACCCCACATATGCAGACCGTTATCTGAATGTGGGCTTTTCCGGAGGTGAGAAAAAGAAAGCGGAAATTCTCCAGCTTTTGATGCTTCAGCCGAAACTCGCTCTCCTTGATGAGACGGATTCCGGTTTGGATGTGGATGCCGTAAAAACTGTATCAAAGGGCATTAATGCCTATCATAATCATAAGAATGCGGTTCTGATTATCACACACAGTGCCAAAATTCTGGAAGGAATGGACATTGATTATGTTCATATCCTGGAAGACGGAAAGATTGCAAAGACAGGAGGACCGGACTTAGCCACTGAGATTATTGAGCAGGGATTTAGCAATATAGAAAAGGAGGTAGCCGGACATGAGAGCCTTTGA
- a CDS encoding helix-turn-helix transcriptional regulator, protein MPDNYKQYKEMFSESFSVQHKITTTSVQGTYHIHDDLELILLCSDGMDCNIGDTSHTLSANTLLIFNHMDLHYNHLTHPGTPNERYVVVFKPEFIDFFSSVQTDLLECFYFRPFKNPCILPLSEDEASQCRAILERIIQSADMPDTMFGFDLYPKFLLGEFLLKVNQQYRNYHTISFKNTSDYHTIYQVINYIHMNYDKEITLNLLSDIFFINKSYLCTSFREVTGMSPNQYLIHCRIMKAKELLLCGTGIDDVCSLAGYNNLSHFSRSFKEKTGISPKKYQMLHKT, encoded by the coding sequence ATGCCGGATAATTATAAACAGTATAAGGAAATGTTTTCAGAAAGCTTTTCTGTACAGCATAAAATCACTACTACCAGTGTACAGGGTACCTACCATATACATGATGATCTTGAACTGATTCTTCTGTGTTCTGATGGAATGGACTGCAATATCGGCGATACCTCCCACACCCTTTCTGCGAACACGCTCCTGATCTTTAATCACATGGATCTTCATTATAATCATTTGACTCACCCTGGCACTCCTAATGAAAGATATGTGGTTGTCTTTAAACCGGAGTTTATAGATTTCTTTTCTTCCGTACAAACAGACCTGCTAGAATGCTTTTATTTTCGTCCCTTTAAGAACCCTTGTATTTTACCGCTTTCAGAAGATGAAGCTTCTCAATGCAGGGCGATTCTTGAAAGAATCATTCAATCCGCAGATATGCCTGATACAATGTTTGGCTTTGATCTGTATCCTAAATTTCTTTTGGGTGAATTTTTACTTAAGGTAAACCAGCAATATCGGAATTATCATACGATTTCATTTAAGAATACCTCTGATTATCATACGATTTATCAGGTTATTAATTATATACATATGAATTATGATAAGGAAATCACGCTGAACCTCCTATCAGATATTTTTTTTATTAATAAATCGTATCTATGTACTTCATTCAGAGAAGTAACCGGCATGAGTCCGAATCAGTACCTGATTCATTGCCGCATTATGAAGGCCAAGGAATTATTGCTATGCGGAACTGGAATCGATGATGTATGCAGTCTGGCGGGATATAATAATTTATCTCATTTCAGCCGCTCCTTTAAAGAAAAAACCGGAATAAGCCCTAAAAAATACCAAATGCTTCATAAAACTTAA